One segment of Struthio camelus isolate bStrCam1 chromosome 27, bStrCam1.hap1, whole genome shotgun sequence DNA contains the following:
- the SORBS3 gene encoding LOW QUALITY PROTEIN: vinexin (The sequence of the model RefSeq protein was modified relative to this genomic sequence to represent the inferred CDS: substituted 2 bases at 2 genomic stop codons), translating to MHRAAAGCPRAGCSGDAPGGCWVPPGRMLRGCTGRLLGAPGQDAPGMHRAAAGCPRAGCSGDAPGGCWVPPGRMLQGCTGRLLGAPGCSHPGKGVPSPPPLHILVPQLPVIRHRGSNTLNFDFHGPAAPRSTAGEWYQTWPAKEAKAPAAAAGCTRDPGSAAWSEAGTRKGEKRWVKYDGIGPVDETGMPIASRSSVDRPRDWYRSMFQQIHRKLPEPPLDWDLPRRPAEPRRKGPSSPAGPGGLPNGLDWAGWGAAGAEPRSIFDYEPGKCSVLERPPERPAAVPPARAQPIEVLLQRELEQLGEELDKDMKAMESRQHPRESPAAAPAARSPAPASPAARXPPSPRRSPLSPRRPPSPAARPPAGMQRAGPPLATDRSRVATGGDTLRPGTLPSLPDLGQPAEAARREEKKMKAARLKFDFQAESPKELTLRKGDIVYIHKEVDRNWLEGEHHGRVGIFPSNYVEVLPPTEVPKPIKAPTIQVLEYGEALALYNFRGELPVELSFRKGERVCLVRRVDENWYEGRISGTSRQGIFPATYVQVLKEPRVKASAEEFPPSPAASSPRLGSPCPQLPAGLPSSPRRPLGSPELPRAGARAQSPPPLAAAAARPRQPRCPAQPPEQVSRPPAAAPAPPPAAPPAPXRRPAPLPRQPPAAPSHNGSEIQWTPYRALYQYRPQNADELELLEGDRVDVMQQCDDGWFVGVSRRTQKFGTFPGNYVAPV from the exons ATGCACCGGGCAGCTGCTGGGTGCCCCCGGGCAGGATGCTCCGGGGATGCACCGGGCGGCTGCTGGGTGCCCCCGGGCAGGATGCTCCGGGGATGCACCGGGCGGCTGCTGGGTGCCCCCGGGCAGGATGCTCCGGGGATGCACCGGGCGGCTGCTGGGTGCCCCCGGGCAGGATGCTCCGGGGATGCACCGGGCGGCTGCTGGGTGCCCCCGGGCAGGATGCTCCAAGGATGCACCGGGCGGCTGCTGGGTGCCCCCGGATGCAGCCACCCGGGGAAGGGggtcccctctccaccccctctCCACATCCTTGTGCCACAGCTGCCTGTGATCCGCCACCGCGGCTCCAACACACTGAACTTTGACTTCCACGGGCCAGCGGCCCCCCGGAGCACAG CCGGCGAGTGGTACCAGACCTGGCCGGCCAAGGAGGCGAAGgcacccgcggcggcggcagggtgCACGCGGGACCCCGGGTCGGCCGCCTGGAGCGAGGCCGGCACGCGGAAGGGGGAGAAGCGCTGGGTGAAGTACGACGGCATCGGGCCGGTGGACGAGACGGGCATGCCCATCGCCTCGCGGTCG AGCGTGGACCGGCCCCGCGACTGGTACCGCAGCATGTTCCAGCAGATCCACCGCAAGCTGCCGG AGCCGCCGCTGGACTGGGAcctcccgcgccgcccggccg AGCCGCGGAGGAAAGGGCCGTCgtcgcccgccggccccggcggcctgCCCAACGGGCTGGActg GGCCGGCTGGGGTGccgccggcgccgagccccgcaGCATTTTTGACTACGAGCCGGGGAAGTGCTCGGTGCTGGAGCGA cccccggagCGCCCCGCAGccgtgcccccggcccgggcccagCCCATCGAG GTGCtgctgcagagggagctggagcaGCTCGGCGAGGAGCTCGACAAGGACATGAAGGCCATGGAGAGCCGGCAGCACCCCCGCGAG AGCCCGGCcgctgctcccgccgcccgctcccccgctccggcctccccggcggcccggTGA CCGCCGTCGCCCCGCAGGAGCCCGCTgtcgccccgccgcccgccgagccccgccgcccgcccgcccgccggcatGCAGCGAGCCGGCCCGCCGCTGGCCACCGACCGGAGCCGGGTGGCCACCGGCGGAG ACACGCTCCGGCCGGggaccctgcccagcctgccGGACCTCGGGCAGCCGGCGGAGGCGgcgaggagggaggagaagaag atGAAAGCGGCTCGCCTCAAGTTTGACTTCCAAGCCGAGTCGCCCAA GGAGCTGACGCTGCGCAAGGGAGACATCGTCTACATCCACAAGGAGGTGGACCGCAACTGGCTGGAGGGCGAGCACCACGGCCGCGTGGGCATCTTCCCCTCCAACTACGTGGAG GTCCTGCCCCCCACCGAGGTGCCCAAGCCCATCAAGGCGCCCACCATCCAGGTGCTGGAGTACGGCGAGGCCCTGGCCCTCTACAACTTCCGCGGCGAGCTGCCCGTGGAGCTCTCCTTCCGCAAG GGCGAGCGCGTCTGCCTGGTGCGCCGGGTGGACGAGAACTGGTACGAGGGGCGCATCTCCGGCACCAGCCGGCAGGGCATCTTCCCGGCCACCTACGTGCAGGTGCTGAAGGAGCCGCGGGTGAAAGCCAGCGCCGAGGAGTTCCCGCCGTCGCCCGCCGCCTCCAGCCCCCGCCTCGGCTCGCCCTGCCCGCAGCTCCCCGCCGGgctcccctcctcgccccgccgccccctcggctcCCCcgagctgccccgcgccggcgcccgGGCCCAGAGCCCCCCGCCgctggccgccgcggccgcccggccccgccagccccggtgcccggcgcagccccccgaGCAGGTGAGtcggccccccgccgcggccccggcaccgccgccggctgcccctcctgccccgtaacgccgccccgctcctctccctcgccagcccccggccgccccctcccacAACGGCTCCGAAATCCAGTGGACCCC GTACCGCGCGCTGTACCAGTACCGGCCCCAAAACGCCGAcgagctggagctgctggagggcgACCGGGTGGACGTCATGCAGCAGTGCGACGACGGCTGGTTCGTGG gCGTGTCCAGGAGGACGCAGAAATTCGGCACTTTCCCCGGCAATTACGTGGCGCCGGTGTGA